From a single Entelurus aequoreus isolate RoL-2023_Sb linkage group LG12, RoL_Eaeq_v1.1, whole genome shotgun sequence genomic region:
- the hacd4 gene encoding very-long-chain (3R)-3-hydroxyacyl-CoA dehydratase 4 isoform X2: MLRFRLVYIFFYNLLQFCGHTWILTNTIISIDAVADTFYTVGLVMSLCQLLSILELFHIADGIEEAKLLPRLIQVLEKNLLLIMLVLLEEFQSKPVVCVQLFFWNILDLLRYPHEVLCVMDTTFTVMLWARYTLWIPVYILSAITEGVTIYQAMLDTATSASGMQNSTDSSHSHQPFVHKASLPLLALGVSFTVWQSLKERQHQLERWHKKMKRK, from the exons AT GCTTCGCTTTAGGCTTGTCTACATCTTCTTCTACAACCTGCTGCAGTTCTGTGGACACACATGGATACTGACTAACACCATCATCAG TATAGATGCCGTGGCAGACACTTTTTACACTGTCGGCCTTGTCATGAGCCTCTGCCAGCTGCTCTCCATTCTGGAGCTTTTCCACATCGCAGATGGGATTGAGGAGGCCAAACTACTTCCACGCCTCATCCAA GTTTTGGAGAAGAACCTGCTGCTCATCATGCTCGTCCTGTTGGAGGAGTTTCAGAGCAAACCAGTCGTGTGCGTACAGCTCTTCTTTTGGAACATCTTGGACCTACTGAG GTACCCTCATGAAGTGCTCTGTGTGATGGATACCACCTTCACGGTCATGCTGTGGGCCCGCTACACGCTGTGGATCCCAGTGTACATCCTGTCTGCCATCACAGAAG GGGTCACAATATACCAGGCAATGCTCGACACGGCGACGTCAGCCTCTGGCATGCAGAATTCCACAGATTCCTCACACAGTCATCAGCCATTTGTCCACAAGGCCTCTCTGCCTCTTCTTGCTCTTG GTGTGTCGTTTACGGTGTGGCAGTCGCTGAAGGAGAGACAACATCAGCTGGAGAGGTGGCACAAGAAGATGAAAAGAAAGTGA
- the hacd4 gene encoding very-long-chain (3R)-3-hydroxyacyl-CoA dehydratase 4 isoform X1: MLRFRLVYIFFYNLLQFCGHTWILTNTIIRFLIFGQDAVADTFYTVGLVMSLCQLLSILELFHIADGIEEAKLLPRLIQVLEKNLLLIMLVLLEEFQSKPVVCVQLFFWNILDLLRYPHEVLCVMDTTFTVMLWARYTLWIPVYILSAITEGVTIYQAMLDTATSASGMQNSTDSSHSHQPFVHKASLPLLALGVSFTVWQSLKERQHQLERWHKKMKRK, encoded by the exons AT GCTTCGCTTTAGGCTTGTCTACATCTTCTTCTACAACCTGCTGCAGTTCTGTGGACACACATGGATACTGACTAACACCATCATCAGGTTTCTCATATTTGGCCAAG ATGCCGTGGCAGACACTTTTTACACTGTCGGCCTTGTCATGAGCCTCTGCCAGCTGCTCTCCATTCTGGAGCTTTTCCACATCGCAGATGGGATTGAGGAGGCCAAACTACTTCCACGCCTCATCCAA GTTTTGGAGAAGAACCTGCTGCTCATCATGCTCGTCCTGTTGGAGGAGTTTCAGAGCAAACCAGTCGTGTGCGTACAGCTCTTCTTTTGGAACATCTTGGACCTACTGAG GTACCCTCATGAAGTGCTCTGTGTGATGGATACCACCTTCACGGTCATGCTGTGGGCCCGCTACACGCTGTGGATCCCAGTGTACATCCTGTCTGCCATCACAGAAG GGGTCACAATATACCAGGCAATGCTCGACACGGCGACGTCAGCCTCTGGCATGCAGAATTCCACAGATTCCTCACACAGTCATCAGCCATTTGTCCACAAGGCCTCTCTGCCTCTTCTTGCTCTTG GTGTGTCGTTTACGGTGTGGCAGTCGCTGAAGGAGAGACAACATCAGCTGGAGAGGTGGCACAAGAAGATGAAAAGAAAGTGA